AAGCCCGCCTGCAGACTGCGCCGGCCCGCGCCATCGGGTATCAGGACTCCGGCCGGACGCATCAATTGATTGACGACGTCGCCAATACGGAGGAGGAATTGCTCGACGCGGCCATCGATTCCCGCGCGAACATACGTCTTGTCGAGATCCACCTGCGCCTGCGCCTGCTCGGCCTCAGCGCTCGCCTTCTCGGCCGGCAGAAGGGTGGAAACCCGCAACGCAGAGGATTCTCTCGAAGCCTTCGCGACGTCGACGCCGGCCTGCCGTTGATCAACGAGCACCTGCAGCTTCTCAATATCGCGTTGCGGCACAATGCCGGGGTTTCGACGTTGCAGTTCGCTTTTCACATCAAGTTCGTCCCTGGCTTGCTGCAACGAGGCTTTCGCCTCCCCGACCTGGGCGTCCGCCTTGACGATGTCGGCCCGCGCCGAGATCAGCGAAGCCTCCACCTCCGCAATCTTTCGCTTGGCGGTTTCCAGGGCGGCCTCCTGCTTCGAACCGTCAAGCCGGAACAGAACGTCGCCTTTCTTAACTGACGCGGTGAAGCCGACATTGACCTCGGCGACGCGGCCGGAACCTTCGGGCAGGATCGGTACCGTCCTGAAATAGATCGCGGCCGAGGTGGTCGATGGATGGAAATAGAAGATCATCGTGAT
The Bradyrhizobium sp. KBS0727 genome window above contains:
- a CDS encoding HlyD family secretion protein, which gives rise to MLELMICSLVTILPDYLYRRYRQGKRLGKEITFFSVWYELRWGITGCLMLTIGLITMIFYFHPSTTSAAIYFRTVPILPEGSGRVAEVNVGFTASVKKGDVLFRLDGSKQEAALETAKRKIAEVEASLISARADIVKADAQVGEAKASLQQARDELDVKSELQRRNPGIVPQRDIEKLQVLVDQRQAGVDVAKASRESSALRVSTLLPAEKASAEAEQAQAQVDLDKTYVRAGIDGRVEQFLLRIGDVVNQLMRPAGVLIPDGAGRRSLQAGFGQIEAQVMKPGMIAEATCVSKPWVIIPLVVTSVQDFIAAGQFRAGELLIDPQNLQKPGSILVFLEPLYKDGLADVTPGSSCIVNAYTSNHDVIADPKTGALKGFGLHVIDATGLVHALLLRIQALLLPIRTLVLSGH